A window of the Diabrotica undecimpunctata isolate CICGRU chromosome 1, icDiaUnde3, whole genome shotgun sequence genome harbors these coding sequences:
- the LOC140432729 gene encoding uncharacterized protein isoform X1, translated as MEVKVEIKKEFPEDNQKCIESHNIGKSLDLQDLKNEPEEDQSVTEVNIEIKEEFEKNDYIYHENQLPTSIYLEKLKIETEQEDHSVTEVNIKIKEEFEKNDHIYQENQLSSIDLEVFNIETEKKDHSGFQQEENIMEIGKRLPDHSCNKTPHVRQAEKKRHFRIESGDNLYKCEICFKQFTTSSNLKTHSRLHTGEKPYRCKICFKRFTVANSLRLHVWTHSSEKPYKCEICVTQFTQKRDLKNHSVVHSGQKPYKCEICFKQFTLAGNLKKHSRLHTGVKPYKCEICFKQFTEAGSLKNHWRLHTGVKPYQCEICFKQFPRNTDLKRHSIVHTGEKSYQCEICFKHFTRSSTLKTHLRVHTGEKPYKCDICFMQFTNSSYLKTHLMTHTGEKPYKCEICFKQFTQLGNLKTHLKKQHTGEKSYM; from the exons ATGGAAGTTAAAGTTGAAATTAAGAAAGAGTTTCCTGAAGATAACCAAAAATGTATAGAGAGTCATAATATAGGTAAATCACTAGATCTCCAAGACCTAAAGAATGAACCAGAGGAAGATCAATCAG TTACGGAAGTAAACattgaaattaaagaagagtttGAGAAAAATGATTATATATATCATGAGAATCAGCTACCCACCTCAATATATCTCGAAAAGTTAAAGATTGAAACAGAACAGGAAGATCACTCAG ttacggaagtaaatattaaaattaaagaagAGTTTGAGAAAAATGATCATATATATCAGGAGAATCAGCTGTCATCAATAGATCTTGAAGTGTTTAATAttgaaacagaaaaaaaagaTCACTCAG GTTTTCAGCAAGAGGAAAATATAATGGAAATTGGGAAAAGATTACCTGATCATTCCTGTAATAAAACTCCACATGTGAGACAAGCTGAAAAGAAACGACATTTTAGGATAGAGTCTGGGGATAATctttataaatgtgaaatttgttttaagcagtttactacaTCCtctaatttgaaaacacattcgagattgcacactggagaaaaaccatacaggtgtaaaatttgttttaagaggTTTACTGTAGCAAATTCTTTGAGACTACATGTGTGGACACATTCAtcagaaaaaccttacaagtgtgaaatttgtgtTACTCAATTCACTCAAAAGCGTGATTTAAAAAATCATTCGGTAGTGCACAGTGGACAAAagccttataaatgtgaaatttgttttaaacaatttacccTGGCAGGAAATTTAAAAAAGCATTCGAGACTGCACACTGGAgtaaagccttacaagtgtgaaatttgttttaaacaatttactgAAGCAGGAAGTTTAAAAAATCATTGGAGACTGCACACCGGAGTAAAGccttaccagtgtgaaatttgctttaagcagtTCCCCCGAAACACTGATTTAAAAAGACATTCGatagtgcacactggagaaaaatcttatcaatgtgaaatttgttttaagcacttTACTAGATCCAGtactttgaaaacacatttgagagtacacactggagaaaaaccttacaagtgtgatatttgttttatgcAGTTTACTAATTCCAgttatttgaaaacacatttgatgacacacactggagaaaaaccttacaagtgtgaaatttgtttcaagcagtttactcaattaggtaatttaaaaacacatttgaaaaAACAACACACAGGAGAAAAATCTTACATGTGA
- the LOC140432729 gene encoding uncharacterized protein isoform X2, with the protein MEVKVEIKKEFPEDNQKCIESHNIGKSLDLQDLKNEPEEDQSVTEVNIKIKEEFEKNDHIYQENQLSSIDLEVFNIETEKKDHSGFQQEENIMEIGKRLPDHSCNKTPHVRQAEKKRHFRIESGDNLYKCEICFKQFTTSSNLKTHSRLHTGEKPYRCKICFKRFTVANSLRLHVWTHSSEKPYKCEICVTQFTQKRDLKNHSVVHSGQKPYKCEICFKQFTLAGNLKKHSRLHTGVKPYKCEICFKQFTEAGSLKNHWRLHTGVKPYQCEICFKQFPRNTDLKRHSIVHTGEKSYQCEICFKHFTRSSTLKTHLRVHTGEKPYKCDICFMQFTNSSYLKTHLMTHTGEKPYKCEICFKQFTQLGNLKTHLKKQHTGEKSYM; encoded by the exons ATGGAAGTTAAAGTTGAAATTAAGAAAGAGTTTCCTGAAGATAACCAAAAATGTATAGAGAGTCATAATATAGGTAAATCACTAGATCTCCAAGACCTAAAGAATGAACCAGAGGAAGATCAATCAG ttacggaagtaaatattaaaattaaagaagAGTTTGAGAAAAATGATCATATATATCAGGAGAATCAGCTGTCATCAATAGATCTTGAAGTGTTTAATAttgaaacagaaaaaaaagaTCACTCAG GTTTTCAGCAAGAGGAAAATATAATGGAAATTGGGAAAAGATTACCTGATCATTCCTGTAATAAAACTCCACATGTGAGACAAGCTGAAAAGAAACGACATTTTAGGATAGAGTCTGGGGATAATctttataaatgtgaaatttgttttaagcagtttactacaTCCtctaatttgaaaacacattcgagattgcacactggagaaaaaccatacaggtgtaaaatttgttttaagaggTTTACTGTAGCAAATTCTTTGAGACTACATGTGTGGACACATTCAtcagaaaaaccttacaagtgtgaaatttgtgtTACTCAATTCACTCAAAAGCGTGATTTAAAAAATCATTCGGTAGTGCACAGTGGACAAAagccttataaatgtgaaatttgttttaaacaatttacccTGGCAGGAAATTTAAAAAAGCATTCGAGACTGCACACTGGAgtaaagccttacaagtgtgaaatttgttttaaacaatttactgAAGCAGGAAGTTTAAAAAATCATTGGAGACTGCACACCGGAGTAAAGccttaccagtgtgaaatttgctttaagcagtTCCCCCGAAACACTGATTTAAAAAGACATTCGatagtgcacactggagaaaaatcttatcaatgtgaaatttgttttaagcacttTACTAGATCCAGtactttgaaaacacatttgagagtacacactggagaaaaaccttacaagtgtgatatttgttttatgcAGTTTACTAATTCCAgttatttgaaaacacatttgatgacacacactggagaaaaaccttacaagtgtgaaatttgtttcaagcagtttactcaattaggtaatttaaaaacacatttgaaaaAACAACACACAGGAGAAAAATCTTACATGTGA
- the LOC140432731 gene encoding uncharacterized protein, producing the protein MEVKVEVKKEFAEGNQKCIESHIGHISTSLDLEDLKDEPEEEQPGHLQKKNRITIMKTFTEQSSYKEEYVGRQAEEQTLNENIRKVQTGKRSYKCEICLKQFSQRLNLEIHSKTHSKEKPFKCEICFKQFTRVGNLKLHLRKHTGEKSYKCDICFKQFARNTDLKRHSIVHTGEKAYKCEICFKQLTRASILKLHLMTHTGEKPHQCKICFKQFTRRCSLSRHHLNTHAKEKHYQCEICFKQFNQAYNLKAHLRTHTGEKPYKCDTCFMQFTQAGILKKHLLTHIKEKPYTCSICFKKFPLAGNLRSHLRRHTGKKAYKCEICFKQLTNASTLKSHLMTHTGEKPHQCKICFKQFTQSSALRNHLSTHTKEKHYQCEICYRQFNLACNLKIHLITHTKETPYKCDICSKQFTLAGNLKSHLRSHTGEKPYQCEICLKCFSHASTLKTHMNIHSGEKPFKCDICVKQFTYASRLKRHLMTHTGEKPYKCDICFKQFTNSSYFKTHLMTHTGEKLYKCDTCFKQFTYASNLKIHLRTHTKEKPYKCDICFKQFTQAGNLKTHYRIHTEQDKP; encoded by the exons ATGGAAGTTAAAGTTGAAGTTAAGAAAGAGTTTGCTGAAGGTAACCAAAAATGTATAGAGAGTCATATTGGTCATATATCGACATCACTAGATCTTGAAGACTTAAAGGATGAACCAGAGGAAGAACAACCAG GTCACCTGCAGAAAAAGAACAGAATTACAATTATGAAAACATTCACTGAACAGTCATCTTACAAAGAAGAATATGTGGGTCGACAGGCTGAAGAACAAACATtaaatgaaaatatcagaaaagTTCAGACTGGAAAAAGAtcttacaaatgtgaaatttgtttaaaacaattttctcAGCGACTTAATTTGGAAATACATTCAAAAACACATTCTAAAGAAAAGCCTttcaaatgtgaaatttgttttaagcaatttacccGGGTTGGTAATTTGAAATTACATTTGAGAAAACACACTGGAGagaaatcttacaagtgtgacatttgttttaagcagtttgctCGAAACACTGATTTAAAAAGACATTCGATAGTGCACACTGGAGAGAAAgcttacaaatgtgaaatttgctttaagcaaCTTACTAGAGCCAGTATTTTGAAATTACATTTGAtgacacacactggagaaaaacctcaccagtgtaaaatttgttttaagcaatttactcgAAGATGTTCTTTGAGCAGACATCATTTAAATACACACGCTAAGGAAAAACATTATCAATGTGAAAtatgttttaagcagtttaatcAAGCATATAATTTAAAAGCACATTTgagaacacacactggagaaaaaccatacaagtgtgataCTTGTTTCATGCAATTTACTCAGGCTGGTATCTTGAAAAAACATTTGCTAACACATATTAAAGAAAAACCTTACACATGTAGCATTTGTTTTAAGAAGTTTCCTCTAGCAGGTAATTTGAGATCACATTTGAGAAGACACACTGGAAAAAAGgcttacaaatgtgaaatttgttttaagcaactTACTAATGCCAGTACTTTGAAATCACATTTGAtgacacacactggagaaaaacctcaccagtgtaaaatttgttttaagcaatttactcaAAGTAGTGCTTTGAGAAATCATTTAAGTACACACACCAAGGAAAAACATTATCAATGTGAAATATGTTATAGGCAGTTTAATTTAGCATgcaatttaaaaatacatttgatAACACACACTAAAGAAACaccttacaagtgtgatatttgttcCAAGCAGTTTACTTTAGCAGGTAATTTGAAGTCACATTTGAGATCACACACAGGAGAAAAACCTTatcaatgtgaaatttgtttaaagtgtTTTTCTCATGCATCTACTTTAAAAACACATATGAATATACACAGTGGAGAAAAACCTTTTAAGTGTGATATTTGTGTCAAGCAATTTACTTATGCAAGTCGTTTGAAACGACATTTAATGacacacactggggaaaaaccttacaaatgTGATATTTGTTTCAAACAGTTTACTAATTCCAGTTATTTTAAAACACATTTGAtgacacacactggagaaaaactttACAAGTGTGATACTTGTTTCAAGCAATTTACTTATGCATctaatttgaaaatacatttaagAACACACACTaaagaaaagccttacaagtgtgatatttgttttaagcagtttactcaagcaggtaatttaaaaacacattacAGAATACACACCGAGCAAGACAAACCTTAG
- the Acat1 gene encoding acetyl-CoA acetyltransferase, mitochondrial isoform X3, translating into MIMSKPTKVIQMSRRFYSSSSKNDIVIISAVRTPMGTFLGPLAPLSATRLGAVAIQAAVERAGIPKEEVKEVFMGHVCQGGAGQAPARQATVFAGLPKSTICTTINKVCSSGMKSIMFATQSLLLGDQDVILAGGMESMSNVPYYMKRGQTPYGGVHLADGVVADGLWDVYNKFHMGNCAENTAKKLNISREEQDEYAINSYKKSAEAYKNNAFASELVSVNVPQRKGQPDLVVSVDEEYKRVNFEKFNKLPTVFQKENGTVTAGNASTLNDGAAALILTTAEHAKRLNAKPLARVVGYQDGECDPIDFPIAPAVAIPKLLEKTGVSKDEVAMWEINEAFSVVILANQKILGLNPDKVNIHGGAVSLGHPIGMSGARLITHLVHSLKAGEKGVGAICNGGGGASSMMIEKL; encoded by the exons ATGATCATGTCAAAGCCAACTAAG GTTATCCAAATGAGCCGAAGATTCTACAGCTCTTCCTCTAAAAACGATATTGTTATTATTTCTGCAGTTCGAACGCCAATGGGTACGTTTCTGGGACCCTTAGCACCTTTATCGGCTACCAGACTGGGAGCAGTCGCCATACAAGCAGCTGTTGAAAGAGCTGGAATTCCCaaagaagaagtcaaagaagttTTTATGGGCCATGTTTGTCAAGGAGGCGCTGGACAAGCACCAGCCAGACAGGCTACAGTTTTTGCAG gtcTTCCAAAGTCAACAATATGCACAACTATCAACAAAGTCTGCTCTTCAGGCATGAAATCCATAATGTTTGCAACCCAGAGCTTGCTACTCGGTGACCAAGATGTAATTCTAGCCGGAGGAATGGAATCGATGTCGAATGTACCATACTATATGAAACGAGGCCAGACACCATATGGAGGAGTCCACCTTGCCGATGGAGTTGTAGCCGATGGTTTATGGGATGTTTACAACAAATTCCATATGGGTAACTGCGCAGAAAACACAGCAAAGAAGCTGAACATCTCCAGGGAAGAACAGGATGAGTATGCTATCAACAGTTACAAGAAAAGTGCCGAAGCATACAAAAACAATGCTTTTGCTTCTGAATTAGTATCAGTTAATGTACCACAAAGGAAAGGACAACCTGATTTAGTGGTTTCAGTAGATGAAGAGTACAAAAGGGTTAACTTCGAAAAGTTTAACAAACTGCCAACAGTGTTCCAAAAGGAAAACGGTACAGTAACAGCAGGAAACGCTTCAACTTTAAACGACGGTGCAGCTGCTTTAATCTTAACCACTGCCGAACATGCCAAGAGGTTAAACGCTAAACCTTTAGCTCGGGTTGTTGGTTACCAAGACGGTGAATGTGACCCAATCGATTTCCCAATAGCCCCTGCCGTAGCTATTCCAAAATTGCTCGAAAAAACCGGAGTCAGCAAAGACGAAGTTGCCATGTGGGAAATCAATGAAGCATTCAGTGTTGTTATTTTAGCTAACCAAAAAATCCTTGGGCTCAATCCAGACAAAGTTAACATCCACGGAGGTGCTGTCAGTTTAGGCCATCCCATCGGTATGTCTGGTGCCAGACTCATCACCCATCTCGTTCACTCTCTCAAGGCTGGAGAGAAAGGAGTCGGTGCTATCTGTAATGGTGGAGGAGGAGCTTCTTCCATGATGATAGAGAAATT GTGA
- the Acat1 gene encoding acetyl-CoA acetyltransferase, mitochondrial isoform X1, whose translation MIMSKPTKVIQMSRRFYSSSSKNDIVIISAVRTPMGTFLGPLAPLSATRLGAVAIQAAVERAGIPKEEVKEVFMGHVCQGGAGQAPARQATVFAGLPKSTICTTINKVCSSGMKSIMFATQSLLLGDQDVILAGGMESMSNVPYYMKRGQTPYGGVHLADGVVADGLWDVYNKFHMGNCAENTAKKLNISREEQDEYAINSYKKSAEAYKNNAFASELVSVNVPQRKGQPDLVVSVDEEYKRVNFEKFNKLPTVFQKENGTVTAGNASTLNDGAAALILTTAEHAKRLNAKPLARVVGYQDGECDPIDFPIAPAVAIPKLLEKTGVSKDEVAMWEINEAFSVVILANQKILGLNPDKVNIHGGAVSLGHPIGMSGARLITHLVHSLKAGEKGVGAICNGGGGASSMMIEKLCDDLPAGERPTLTLYTKEPCPLCDELKLELNTYLSRINFSTVDISKKENLRYLRLYRYEIPVVFLNGQYLCKHRLDKNLLDYRLQEIESRR comes from the exons ATGATCATGTCAAAGCCAACTAAG GTTATCCAAATGAGCCGAAGATTCTACAGCTCTTCCTCTAAAAACGATATTGTTATTATTTCTGCAGTTCGAACGCCAATGGGTACGTTTCTGGGACCCTTAGCACCTTTATCGGCTACCAGACTGGGAGCAGTCGCCATACAAGCAGCTGTTGAAAGAGCTGGAATTCCCaaagaagaagtcaaagaagttTTTATGGGCCATGTTTGTCAAGGAGGCGCTGGACAAGCACCAGCCAGACAGGCTACAGTTTTTGCAG gtcTTCCAAAGTCAACAATATGCACAACTATCAACAAAGTCTGCTCTTCAGGCATGAAATCCATAATGTTTGCAACCCAGAGCTTGCTACTCGGTGACCAAGATGTAATTCTAGCCGGAGGAATGGAATCGATGTCGAATGTACCATACTATATGAAACGAGGCCAGACACCATATGGAGGAGTCCACCTTGCCGATGGAGTTGTAGCCGATGGTTTATGGGATGTTTACAACAAATTCCATATGGGTAACTGCGCAGAAAACACAGCAAAGAAGCTGAACATCTCCAGGGAAGAACAGGATGAGTATGCTATCAACAGTTACAAGAAAAGTGCCGAAGCATACAAAAACAATGCTTTTGCTTCTGAATTAGTATCAGTTAATGTACCACAAAGGAAAGGACAACCTGATTTAGTGGTTTCAGTAGATGAAGAGTACAAAAGGGTTAACTTCGAAAAGTTTAACAAACTGCCAACAGTGTTCCAAAAGGAAAACGGTACAGTAACAGCAGGAAACGCTTCAACTTTAAACGACGGTGCAGCTGCTTTAATCTTAACCACTGCCGAACATGCCAAGAGGTTAAACGCTAAACCTTTAGCTCGGGTTGTTGGTTACCAAGACGGTGAATGTGACCCAATCGATTTCCCAATAGCCCCTGCCGTAGCTATTCCAAAATTGCTCGAAAAAACCGGAGTCAGCAAAGACGAAGTTGCCATGTGGGAAATCAATGAAGCATTCAGTGTTGTTATTTTAGCTAACCAAAAAATCCTTGGGCTCAATCCAGACAAAGTTAACATCCACGGAGGTGCTGTCAGTTTAGGCCATCCCATCGGTATGTCTGGTGCCAGACTCATCACCCATCTCGTTCACTCTCTCAAGGCTGGAGAGAAAGGAGTCGGTGCTATCTGTAATGGTGGAGGAGGAGCTTCTTCCATGATGATAGAGAAATT GTGTGACGATCTACCTGCAGGCGAACGTCCAACGTTAACTTTATACACCAAAGAACCCTGTCCCTTGTGCGATGAATTAAAACTAGAGCTTAATACTTATCTGAGTAGAATCAATTTCAGTACCGTCGATATATCCAAAAAAGAAAATCTTCGGTATCTGAGGCTCTATCGTTACGAGATTCCTGTCGTGTTTCTCAACGGTCAGTATTTGTGTAAGCATAGATTGGATAAGAATCTTTTGGACTACAGACTGCAAGAAATCGAAAGCAGAAGGTAG
- the Acat1 gene encoding acetyl-CoA acetyltransferase, mitochondrial isoform X2, with protein sequence MIMSKPTKVIQMSRRFYSSSSKNDIVIISAVRTPMGTFLGPLAPLSATRLGAVAIQAAVERAGIPKEEVKEVFMGHVCQGGAGQAPARQATVFAGLPKSTICTTINKVCSSGMKSIMFATQSLLLGDQDVILAGGMESMSNVPYYMKRGQTPYGGVHLADGVVADGLWDVYNKFHMGNCAENTAKKLNISREEQDEYAINSYKKSAEAYKNNAFASELVSVNVPQRKGQPDLVVSVDEEYKRVNFEKFNKLPTVFQKENGTVTAGNASTLNDGAAALILTTAEHAKRLNAKPLARVVGYQDGECDPIDFPIAPAVAIPKLLEKTGVSKDEVAMWEINEAFSVVILANQKILGLNPDKVNIHGGAVSLGHPIGMSGARLITHLVHSLKAGEKGVGAICNGGGGASSMMIEKL encoded by the exons ATGATCATGTCAAAGCCAACTAAG GTTATCCAAATGAGCCGAAGATTCTACAGCTCTTCCTCTAAAAACGATATTGTTATTATTTCTGCAGTTCGAACGCCAATGGGTACGTTTCTGGGACCCTTAGCACCTTTATCGGCTACCAGACTGGGAGCAGTCGCCATACAAGCAGCTGTTGAAAGAGCTGGAATTCCCaaagaagaagtcaaagaagttTTTATGGGCCATGTTTGTCAAGGAGGCGCTGGACAAGCACCAGCCAGACAGGCTACAGTTTTTGCAG gtcTTCCAAAGTCAACAATATGCACAACTATCAACAAAGTCTGCTCTTCAGGCATGAAATCCATAATGTTTGCAACCCAGAGCTTGCTACTCGGTGACCAAGATGTAATTCTAGCCGGAGGAATGGAATCGATGTCGAATGTACCATACTATATGAAACGAGGCCAGACACCATATGGAGGAGTCCACCTTGCCGATGGAGTTGTAGCCGATGGTTTATGGGATGTTTACAACAAATTCCATATGGGTAACTGCGCAGAAAACACAGCAAAGAAGCTGAACATCTCCAGGGAAGAACAGGATGAGTATGCTATCAACAGTTACAAGAAAAGTGCCGAAGCATACAAAAACAATGCTTTTGCTTCTGAATTAGTATCAGTTAATGTACCACAAAGGAAAGGACAACCTGATTTAGTGGTTTCAGTAGATGAAGAGTACAAAAGGGTTAACTTCGAAAAGTTTAACAAACTGCCAACAGTGTTCCAAAAGGAAAACGGTACAGTAACAGCAGGAAACGCTTCAACTTTAAACGACGGTGCAGCTGCTTTAATCTTAACCACTGCCGAACATGCCAAGAGGTTAAACGCTAAACCTTTAGCTCGGGTTGTTGGTTACCAAGACGGTGAATGTGACCCAATCGATTTCCCAATAGCCCCTGCCGTAGCTATTCCAAAATTGCTCGAAAAAACCGGAGTCAGCAAAGACGAAGTTGCCATGTGGGAAATCAATGAAGCATTCAGTGTTGTTATTTTAGCTAACCAAAAAATCCTTGGGCTCAATCCAGACAAAGTTAACATCCACGGAGGTGCTGTCAGTTTAGGCCATCCCATCGGTATGTCTGGTGCCAGACTCATCACCCATCTCGTTCACTCTCTCAAGGCTGGAGAGAAAGGAGTCGGTGCTATCTGTAATGGTGGAGGAGGAGCTTCTTCCATGATGATAGAGAAATTGTAA